The following are encoded together in the Lepidochelys kempii isolate rLepKem1 chromosome 7, rLepKem1.hap2, whole genome shotgun sequence genome:
- the LOC140915223 gene encoding M-phase inducer phosphatase 3-like, giving the protein MASPEGASPHPGNRGTRPPAGLTFSPELGPSPLGGLCRNMGHLSCVERYPPPFPGLSPHPAAGKETGGAPEPSLSPQACSISISEGSCRQTPWGCSLPRSSKRLRGASEGPGEGSDSPQGMGEDSSGLSPALAPGTDGEILTGDFSRPCSLPVEDGLHRDLRYVSPATVASLLRGQLAGVVEEYVVVDCRYPYEYAGGHIKGALNLYREEQVARWFLPDPLGTTPSPRSSTLIFHCEFSSERGPRLCRSLRRMDRDANRYPELWYPELYVLRGGYKEFYQHFQDLCEPQGYIHMRHKDFRAELRNYQQRKQPWSLRRIRKELFKPLSPGTPLQ; this is encoded by the exons ATGGCCAGCCCCGAGGGCGCCAGCCCCCACCCAGGGAACCGGGGCACCCGCCCGCCGGCGGGGCTCACCTTCTCCCCCGAGCTGGGGCCATCACCGCTCGGCGGCTTGTGCAGGAACATGGGGCATCTCAGCTGCGTGGAGAGGTACCCGCCCCCCTTCCCGGGCCTGTCTCCGCACCCTGCCGCAGGGAAGGAGACAG GTGGTGCACCGGAGCCCTCGCTCAGCCCCCAGGCCTGCAGCATCAGCATCAGCGAGGGCAG CTGCAGACAGACGCCCTGGGGTTGCAGCCTGCCCCGCTCC AGCAAGCGGCTGCGAGGAGCCAGCGAGGGGCCAGGGGAAGGAAGTGACAGTCCTCAGGGCATGGGCGAG GACAGCTCTGGCCTCTCTCCTGCTCTAGCCCCTGGGACGGACGGCGAGATCCTGACCGGAGATTTTTCCAGG ccctgctctctgccaGTGGAGGATGGCCTGCACCGGGATCTGCGTTACGTCAGCCCCGCCACA GTGGCTTCCCTGCTGCGCGGCCAGTTGGCTGGGGTGGTGGAGGAGTACGTGGTGGTGGACTGTCGCTATCCCTACGAATACGCCGGGGGACACATCAAG GGTGCCCTGAATTTGTACCGAGAAGAGCAGGTGGCAAGGTGGTTCCTGCCGGATCCCTTGGGCACGACCCCGAGCCCCCGCAGCAGCACCCTGATCTTCCACTGCGAGTTCTCCTCTGAGAGAGGCCCCCGCTT GTGCCGCAGCCTGAGGAGAATGGACCGAGACGCCAACCGGTACCCGGAGCTCTGGTACCCAGAGCTGTACGTGCTGCGTGGTGGCTACAAGGAGTTTTACCAACACTTTCAG GATCTCTGCGAGCCCCAGGGCTACATCCACATGCGGCACAAGGACTTCCGAGCCGAGCTTAGGAACTACCAGCAGAGGAAACAGCCTTGGAGCCTGCGCAGGATCCGCAAAGAGCTTTTCAAGCCCCTGTCCCCAGGGACTCCCTTGCAATAG
- the ZDHHC16 gene encoding palmitoyltransferase ZDHHC16 translates to MLTERLALPKGDAWARTETCPWKGGSAQTPGLADRQQQAAPSRSSCGRSSCGRSSPAVPGLGGAGSGNLGREVWGQPGPLHIFNPGAAWLNNCVGHYNHRYFFSFCLFMTMGCIYCGISSWDMFREAYAAIERMKLLEKERLQVAANQTYYQTPPPTFSFRQRAFHKSIVYLWVLCSSVALALGALTLWHAALISRGETSIERHINKKERQRLQKKGRVFRNPYSYGAWDNWKVFLGVDTRRHWLTRVLLPSTHLPHGTGLSWDRPPCVTEPRAPLLAI, encoded by the exons ATGCTCACTGAGCGCCTGGCGCTGCCGAAAGGGGACGCCTGGGCTCGTACAGAAACCTGCCCTTGGAAGGGCGGCTCCGCTCAGACTCCGGGGCTGGCGGACAGACAGCAGCAGGCAGCACCCAGCAG GAGCAGCTGCGGCAGGAGCAGCTGCGGCAGGAGCTCCCCGGCTGTTCCTGGGCTCGGCGGAGCGGGGAGTGGGAACCTGGGCAGAGAAGTGTGGGGCCAGCCCGGCCCATTACACATCTTTAACCCTGGCGCAGCGTGGCTGAATAACTGCGTGGGACACTACAACCATCGCTACTTCTTCTCCTTCTGCCTCTTCATGACCATGGGCTGCATCTACTGCGGCATCAGCAGCTGGGACATGTTCCGGGAGGCCTATGCTGCCATTGAG AGAATGAAACTGCTTGAGAAGGAGAGACTGCAGGTGGCTGCCAACCAG ACGTACTACCAGACACCGCCCCCCACCTTCTCCTTCCGCCAGAGGGCCTTCCACAAGAGCATAGTCTACCTCTGGGTCCTGTGCAG CTCCGTAGCACTGGCCCTTGGGGCCCTCACGCTGTGGCACGCTGCCCTCATCAGCCGAGGGGAGACCAGCATCGAGAGACACATCAACAAGAAGGAGAGGCAGAGGCTGCAGAAGAAAGGCAGA GTGTTCAGGAACCCCTACAGCTACGGCGCCTGGGACAACTGGAAGGTGTTCCTGGGAGTGGACACACGCAG acactGGCTCACCCGTGTCCTGCTGCCTTCTACACACCTGCCCCATGGAACTGGCCTGAGCTGGGACCGGCCTCCCTGCGTGACAGAGCCACGTGCACCTCTCCTGGCCATCTAA